The sequence CTTTCAGCAAGTTGTAAACTTTTTGCCGGTAGAGGATCTTGCCTCTATGTTGATGGCTGCTAAcagatcagggtggtggttgccatGGTTCTGGCAATTCCTTAAGGTAAGTCAACAAACGAAGTCTGCCCCATcaactgactcttcctttcacggaAGATTTTTCTGTAGCATGCGATGCCATTTCATAGCATTTTaccccacagtagaacttctttgaAAATTAGAGTCGATCTTCTTAAATCCTGCTACTGCTttgtcaactaagtttatgtaatattctaaatcctctgttgtcatttcaacaatgttcactgcatcttcaccaggagcagattccatctcaagaagccattttctttgctttttcataagaagcaactcctcatccattaaacttttatcatgagattgcaacaACTCAGTCCCGTCTTCTGGCtccacttctatttctagttctcttgctttttttttgggcacacctgcagttacttcctcccctGAAGTCTTGAAGCCTTCAATGTCATCcatgagagttggaatcaacttcttccaaattcctcttaatgttgatattttgacttcctcccatgaatcacaaatgttcttaatggcatctagaatggtgaatcctttccagaaggttatcaatttactttgcccagatccatcagaggaatcactatctatggcagttaGAGCCTTATGACATGTATCTCTTAAATAATAaaacttgaaagttgaaattactccttgattcacggcctgcagaatggatgttgtgttagcaagcatgaaaacattaatctctTTATACATCTCATTAGAGTTTTTGGGTGACCAGGTACATTGTCAATGAGCTGTAATAttctgaatcttttttttctgagccGTAGGTCTCaatagtgggcttaaaatattcagtaaatcaaGCTGTAAACAgacgtgctgtcatccaggctttgttgttccatttatagagcacaggcagagtagatttagcataattcttaagggcccttgggtttttgaaatggtaaatgagctccagcttcaacttaaagtcaccagctgtatCAGCCCCTGACAAGACAGACAGCCTGCCCTTTGgaactttgaagccaggcattgacttctcctttttagctatgaaagtcctaggtggcatcttcttccaatagaaGGCTGCTTCGCCTACACCGAAAATCTGTTTAGCGCAGCCACCTTCATCAGTTATCTTCGctggatcttctggataacttgctgcagcttctacgttAGCAACTGGTGCCTCACCTTGTACTTTTATGTTATGAACTAACTAACCTCCGTTAGCTTCCAGCTTTTCTTCTactgcttcctcacctctctcagcctccacAGAACTGAACAGAGTtaggccttgctctggattagccTTTGGTTCAAGGGAACGTTATGGCTGGTttaatcttctatccagaccactaaaaccttCTCCGTATCAGCAAGACGGCTGTCTCACTTTCTTACCATTCTTACGTTCACTGAAGTAgcgcttttaatttccttcaagaactattcctttgcattcacaacttgtctgtttggcgcaagaggcctagcttttggcctaactcggcttttgacatgccttccttactaagcttaatcatttctagcttttgatttaaagtgagagacaagtatggcccccggacacccttttagctcagtaatgaagtcactcctgaggttcacccttcagccaaagattcgacaggcccataaaacaaaatgagactaaaggggcacactagcccagcggcaaggactaaaaggcaggaagggacagaaaagctggtaatttGGAACCCaaagtggagaagggagagtgttgacaagtcatggggttgttaaccaaggtcatacaacagtatgtgtactaactgtttaatgagaagctagtttgttctgtaaaccttcatttaaagtacaataaaataataaataaataaatttccccATTGGGGGTAAAAAAAAGTGAGAGATGGGgtactcttcctttcacttggacACTTAGGGGACAttttagggttattaattggcctaatttcaatattgtcgtgtCTTGGGGAATACGGAGGcctgaagagagggagagagacaggtgaACAGCTGGTCAGTGGTGCAGTTAGAACAACAGTTATCTattaagtttgctgtcttatATGCATGCGGAtcgtggcaccccaaaacaattacaatagccACATCAaggatcactgatcacagatcactggaacagatataataataattaaaaagtttgaaatattgtgagattATCAAAATGTGAGGAACACGAGGTGAACATATGCCATGAGAAAAATAGTGCTGACAGACCTACTCAACAAAGGGTTGCCACAAAACTTCAGTTTGTAAAAAACACTGTATCTGTGAAAGCAATAAAGCCAAGTGCAAGAAAATGAGGCATACCTGTAATGCCTTTTGTTTTCCCTTTGACCAATGATGGttccaaagaactgaagaagtctATGGGCTAGGACAGATCAAAAGCAACGGATCAAATTCGTTTATTCACATATAcattaatatttattgttttacataCTTGGAGATTttgcaatgaacaaaacagatacatgtcctgccctctccctctttttaattttattgtgctttaggcgaaagttggaaaccccggtggcgtagtgcttaagtgttatggctgctaaccaaagggtccacagttcaaatccgccatgcactccttggaaactctatagggcagttctactccgtcctatagggtcactatgagtcggaattgactcgatggcattaggtttggtttgggttttggaggcGAAagtttagccctggtggtgcagtggttaagagctaagctgataaccaaaaggtcagcaattcaaacccaccagccactccttagaaaccctatggggcagttctactctgtcctctacggtcactatgagttggtatcgactcagcagcaatgggtttggttttggggtttttaggtgaaagtttatggtgcaaattagtttctcattcaaaaatttatacacaaatgttttgtgacactggttgtaaTTCCCACAATGTGTAAGCACGCTCTCCCTTTTCACTCCATGTTTCCTGTatccatttgtctagttttcctgtctcttcctgccttcttgtttttgctttggggaaggtgttacccatttggtctcctatacttgattgaactaagaagcatgtttcttaaatgtgtttttgttttataggcctgtttaatttTTGGTTGAAAGgcggacttcaggagtggcttcagttctgagttagcagggtgtctaggGGCTATAGTTTCAGGGTGTTTCCTGCTCTCTTGTAGCATACATTCTAAAGGACAGAACCTACAATAACTGTCTCTGTAAAAGGATACCAACTAGAAGACTTAATTTACTAATGTGATGTGTTATCGtggaggagtcttggtggtgcagtggttaagcacttggctgctaactgaaaagtcagcagttcaaactcaccggcatgagcattttttaaaatcccttTTAATAGCTTCTCATTAGGCTAATTCACAAAATACCCACTTCTTCCAAATTCAACCAACCAAAAAACTTATATAACCATAGATTTTTCTACTGTTTCATACTTTCTgaggaaaagaaacacatgacAGGAAGGCTAAAagggatttatttttaaaaacttccagGCCATGGCCAAATATCCTACAACTATAATTCTACATcaaagatatttttttctttttacaaccaGCCCTGCTTCTAGAAACCTTGTTGGATTTGGATATAGGAAGGTGGGCCTGAAGTAAAGTTTGGTTACACAAACAGGAAAAAGTTAAATGGCTCGACATGGATTGAAATATgttcctccccaaaatgtgtgtattaacttggttaggccatgattatcagtatcatctgtggttatcctccattttgtgattgtaattttatgttcagaagattagggtgggattgtaacaccacccttactcaggtcacctccctgatccaatgtaaagggagtttccctggggtgtggcctgtaccacctttcctctctcaagagataaaaggaaagggaagcaggcagagagctggggacctcaccaccaagaaagcagtgtccggagcagagcacgtcctttggacctgaggttcctgtggtgAGATGCTCCTgggccagggaagactgatgacaaggaccttcctccagagccatcagagagggaaaggcttcccctggagcccgtgccctgaattcaaacttttagcctattgaactgtgagagaataaacttctctttgttaaagccatccactgtggtatttctgccatagccgcactagataactaagacaccactacATAATAAAAAGTACTTGGATTCTAGAGGCAATCAGAAAGAGGggcaaagaaggaaagaaagtggtGGGGGAAAGAGCCAGATTTCAGAGCCTGGAGTTCCTGTCATCAGTGGTACAAACGTATTTTAAGGGTAGAGATGCCTAATACTCAATGATCAACACAGGCATTGTTACAGTATAAATCCCTCTTCTTCTCCCAAATCTCCAATAAAGCTTACCCCACCCACAAAGGCTTtatgtaagaaaatatatttcttcctattttttcaAAGCTCCTGTTGGACACCTCTATCCAACAACTACATCGTGGACATCTCAGCTATCCATTAGTACCTCATCGGGTTGGTCCAAAACCGAATAATTATCTTCTCTTCCCCAACTCTACCATCAATTGTTTTTAGCTGCTCCTTCTCATATGCTACAATGTTCCACTAGCTTATTAATGTCATCATCACTAAAGGAACAACTAATATTTATCTGGCACTTAGAGTATACTAGGTTCTCTGCCAAGGGCATTTCATGCGTAATTTCATTTGATCTTCAAACCCTACTAGTCAGGCACTAGGCTCATTTCCTAACTATTAGGAAACCAAAGCTCTGGATAGCAACTCTGGTGATGATTGCGGAAGTGAAATTCGAACACTGTTTTGAATCTATAGCCAGCTCAACCAGTACACTCCAGTGCgtcgagacaaaaaaaaaaaaaaaaaaaaaccaaggaatCACCCTTCTCTCATTAATCATATCTAGTTGGGTTTGAGTCTCTTACCAAGTATAGTCAAGCATACCTTCTCAATGCCACTCCCACTGTCTTCATACAGAATAATAACTAGCATTTACTAAGTGCTTACTAtggggctcagtggttaagagttaagctgctaaacaaaaagtcggcagttcaaagccaccagctgctccttggatactctatggggcagttctagtctgtcctatagggtcgctgtgagtcgaaatcgactcgatgacaacaggtttactATGTGCTAAGCCCTATGCTAGGGGCTAGGGAATGCACATGTTTGATCAAGTTTTATCCCCCAAGTCCtatgagatgaagaaactaatGAACAAAGAGGTTACATAGTTAGTGACAGAGCCAAATTTAAATCCGGGCCATTTGGGTCCAGAATGAGGAGCTCTGAGGCTGGAACTTCCTGTAACAGCCTCCTACTGTGCTTTCTATGTCCCATCCAGATCCTCACCATCCTCTAGGCTATGGCAGAGATACAGGAATGCCCCACTTTTCTAAAGTTCCCTTTATGCCAGTTTGCTTTTATGAAAGACCTACGTTAGTACCTGTTTTCGCTAACCGAAAGAAATCAGAAGAGGATTTTcgctttcatgaaaaaaaaaaaaaaaggcaaaaagcagaaATAGCTTTCGGTGTTTGTTTTGCAGCAAACCCTTACAGAGGTAGCGTGTATTCTGAGCAGTGAGAGTGGCGTCACCAACTCCTTCCCTgggaactacactcagcatcAAGTAGCCATAACCAGGTTACAGGGGCttctaccatcaccaccaccacctctcagcCTTCCGGTATGTTCACTGTCTTCCCGATTCTGCTAAGTGAAACTACACCAtacattatttctactttatacAGGCAGTGTACTTGTCATatcattcctgcttttactacatgttagtgttattttaggctttatatgttatttggtatgatttggtaggttattttttgggtctgggaatgTGCAAAAAATTTTCCATAGAAGTTAAAGGtaattgcttctttgctttatGCCATTTTAGCTTACAAAAGGTTTCACAGGAACACTCTTCTTTGGAATAGCAGGGAAAACCTGTATCTTTCTGGGTATGGAAATGTTATCATGACACTGTCCAAATTAACATTAGCAGCTCTGTATCACTGACTGAATAAAGTccaaattttttaatttggtttacaAAATGCTTCATGTTTCTGTTAAAATCAGTTTACGAAGTATTTGACCGCCCACTGTGAGCAATGCAAAGTGCTAACTGCTCCAAAAAGAGTAACGTACCAGCCAGGGGCTACTACCTGAAACCCAGACACTGTCCTTCAGCCAGACTGACCATATGCAGGCTTCATATAGCAACACCCCAAAGATACAAGTATTTGCAAGTGGCATATATGTTAGTTCCTCTGCCTAGAATATAGTTGGCAAAATCCTAACCCAACCAGACAGAATTTGCTccctcttctgagtttctgcacCACTATGTTCAAATTACCTTCAGATAACTAATAGAACACTGGTCTGTATCAGCTTCCAAATGAGACTGTGAGCAACTCCAGGGCAAGGCTGCCCCTGGCCATCAACACGTGGCATGCAGTAGTATGCCATCCTTTGATAActgaagaaagaatgaaaaatttcTAACTTGATGAGAAAAGGAGAGGAATGAGATACAAAATTAGGAATGTGAGCACATCAGTGGGCTGAATTACAAATGGGTTATTCTACTTTGGTTCAGATTTGGCCTACATTTGACCCCTCTGGGAAAATGCACATTTGTGACTTGGACCAACTAAAAAGGCAAAACGTTGTTACTCATGGCTCAACAAAGCTCTGACAAACCAAAGAAGATACCAGattcccctcttccttctttaCTTGCCAAAGTACATTTTCCAAAGTGGGGGAGgaatgagggttggaatcaaatctaccaaaataaataaaattgatctACTGAGATCCAGCTCCATCAGCACTTAGTCACAGCACATGCAAGAGACAAATGAAAATCTATCCTGGGACGAAGGCCAATTTACATTAAGTACTATTGATGCAAGAATACGGAATTCTTAAAGTGAAGGCAGTGCCAATAATACATAGTTCCCAACTGTTTTCCCCTGCAGAACTGCCACTGCACTTGATCTCACCTCGTCTCTGATCTCTGTGATTTCAAAAGAATAACCTACACAGTGAAGCCCCATACAGGAACTGACTTTAGCTTCTGGAAGATGTGAACATCAGGATGTACAACCTTTAATACAAACTGAAACACCATAAGAAACCCTACATAGAGGTCAAAAGTCCTTGGCTTAAAACGTGGAAAAAAGCTTCGAAAAATGAGTGGTGTATTTCCTAAACCGTGCTTTGCACGCAGCTGCTTCCAAATCAAGATCTGTACTTTGAAATTCCCACCTCGAAGATGGCAAATCGTTCTCCCACCCCCTGCAGCCTAAACCGAAAGGTAAGAAGAGAACAGGCAACAGGCTGGGACAGGGGTATGCgctctccctgtctctcccttTCCAGGGGAACCAGATCGGATGCGAAGGCAGCTCGTACCACTCTCATCCTCCCCTATAGCACAGGTACGGGAAATAAAAAGCTcacccccacctctcccctccctaaaAAAAGCAAACGACGCCGAGATCAGTAACGCAGCGGCCGAAACCACCCAAGGGGACCAGCCCGGGGCCGCCCGCCGCTCCAGCCGGCACCGCCGCAGGGCATTCGGACTTCCGTCCCGGACAAGCGCGGCCGGCCCCCACGCCGGGTCCGCTCGAGGGGCCGGCAAGTGCGGCCCAGGTCCCCTCCGCTACCGGGCGAGCGAGGGAGCAGACCCGCGGAGGGCGCGGCTCCACCAGGCAGCCAGAGCGCCGCCGGCGAGGGGCGCGCCGGGAGGGGAGGCTGGGCGCCGTTCCCGGTGCGGCGGCTCCCGCAGCTCCCTGCACGCGAGCCTCCCGCCCGCGCCAAGCGCGCTGGCACCTGAGAGAGCGGACGCGGCGGCGGGCAAAGTTACTTACTGGGAAGCACGGCTGTCCGGCGCGCTCAGCTCCCGGCGCCTCAGCCCCGCGCTGGCTCCCGCTCTCCGCAGCCCGCGGAAGGAGCGGGAAGCGAGCCCGGCGCCGCTTCGCCGGGAATCGCCGCCGTGGCCGCTGCCTCCAGCCGCCGCCGCGGATTTCCTGGCAAGAACCAAACTCTGGCCAAGACTTCACTTCTCAACCGCCCCTGCTGTCTTCCCGGGGGCGAGCGCCGGGGCCGAATCGCCCAACCTGACACGCACCGGGGCCAATCCACGGCCGCCCAGGGCGGGGAAGGGGCGGGCCAGACGGCGGCTCCACCTATCCGAGTGCGCCGGGGGCGGGTCAGGAAGGGGCCGTCACTCACGGGTTAGAGTGAGCCCGCTCGCCGCCGTCCCTCCCCCACCGCGTCAGGGTTGTCCCCGCCGCCTGCCTGATTTCCCTGCTAAAGACGCGGTCGGGAAGTGTCTCAGCACGAGTCCCCGATGCCCGAGTGCCGCAAGGAGAATGGGACAGCTGGGGGAGAGATGGAAATATAGGGAAATCTGGAGGGAGGCAAGAACAGGTGGtgcaggaaaaagaaatgtaGGTGTGCTGGGAGAGGACAGCTGGGGTGTGGACAGGGCCTGACGGGGGGCAAGGGAGGTGCTGGGAGCGGAAGAGTGGGAAGGGAGAACCGGTTATTGACGAACAAGAGCACCTGAGCGGACGAAGAGACGCGAAACGAAGGAAGAAAGCGGGCGGAGAGCTCCGATTCCGGGTGGTGAAAGGTTGCAGAGGCGGGGGCAGGGCACCTGGGAACAAAGGTGAGAGGGAGGTTCCGCAGGTGAGGTTGTTTAAGGAGCCAAAAGGATAAGGGAGGAAAGAAGCCCAAAGCGGGGATGGACGTATTCTaggggtagaaagggggaaaaCCAGTTTTCTTGCAAACTCTCACTCCCCCAAGATAAAGGCAAACGCGTGTCCTTTGGCCTAATCGAGACGTTGTGCAACTGCAAGATCTCCGACGAGACAAATACTGTCTGAAACCATTTTGTTTGAAattcttctctttccacattACCTCCTTCCTTTCTTAAAAAGTGTATTGATAAACTTAATGCGATCTACAGAGACCTCAGTACCCGCTGAGTGCTCCTAGGGTCGTCCCATGAAAGCCCCTTGAGGGTTGGGGTGCCGGGAGGGGCCAGCCTGGGAGCAACACTATCCTCATGGGTCTAACAGCAAGACAGAAAGAGGCCTGACTCTTAAGAAAGGTGATTAGGGGGCGGCAGGTGAGGCCCCGCCCCCTTGGCCCTCACCTGGGGGAAGGTGCCCAGGGCTGAGCTCCGGCATACACCGGCCTGTATCCGGCCTCACTGTAAGGCCTTCGCCGGACCCCACCTCTCCGCCCCTCCCGCTCTGCGGACAGGCTGCCGGGGGAGCACCAGGTGAGCAGGGCGGGCCTCGCGCCTTCGCCCCCCTCgcgccgggggcggggccggggcggagCCTCTAAGCTCCGCCCAGCGGCCGGGCCCTGCCGCGCCGAAGCggctcctcctctctccttccgTCTCCCCTCCTTCCGTCGGTCTTTCCTTCCTGCTTCGCCTGCACGTTGCGCGGTATGGGGCAGAGCCTCCGGTCCGCCAGCACCGCCTGAGGAGCCCGGAACCTGCCGCCGCGATGGAGGACGACCAGGAGCTGGAGAGGTAACGGCCCAAGAGGCGGGCGAGCGGGCAGGAGGAGCGGGCTGCGCTCGGGCCGGAGAGCCGGTGGCAGGAGGCGCGCGGCCAGGCCGGGGCCTCGGCCTCCGCGCCCGGCCTGGCAGGATGGGCCTGACCCGGGGCTCCGAGAAGAGAGGAAAGGGGGATAGACGTGGAcgcctgggtggagagggggccCGCcatggggaagagagagagggtgAGAGACATGGATGGCTTGAATGGACACGCTCCGTAGACTGGTAGCTATCAAGGAGGGGAGACAAGTTATGAGACCAGAGCAAAGCCCCCGAGCTGCTCCTCCCGCCTTAGAACAGcaggaataaataaaactaacGGGTGACATTCCGCACCAGGCCACTGTTCCCGAGTGGATGGTATTGGGGTGTTCGCACAGACCCAAGCAAGTCCTGTGTTTACTGCTCccgagcttctctgtgcagactGTTAGTAAAGCCACTTCTCtatgtgctgagttctttttctccctcctgcTTGACTATTCTCAGACCTTCCATTCCTCTAGTTTCCTTACCTCTTGCAAATGGAAGCCATAGCTGGGCCTGCATGTCGATAATCTGTGGACTTAAATCTGACATTTACACTTaagcagtattttttttcctatcactTTCGGTGCCCTCTTCATCCTCCAGCAGGGCCCACCCTATTCTAATCTTATCTCTTTCTTGTGACTCTaccaaaataatattttagcaAACATTTATGCTTGTGCCTTAAGAAGGCTCTCCTTGTGTCCCTATGGAGGGTCAAATGGAGTAGGGAGAAACTGGAGGCAGTAATTTAAATATTGGTTAAATGAATTTGCCGAGGCAGGAAAATAAGAGACAAATAAATAGTTCTGTGTGGTTGGAGTGGATTAGAGTAAAAATGTGTTGTAATTGTGATTGGTAAATGAAAAAAAGCTAGTCATGAAAACTATTCAGTATgatctcatttttataaaaaatgtgtgtgtagaAAAACACAAGGATCGAAGACCTCAGTGGCTGAAGGCGAGAGGAAGACTGCCCTGGAAATGGTCCAGGCAGCTGGAACAGATAGACACTGTGTGACATTTGTATTGCACGAAGAGGACCATACCCTAGGAAATTCTCTTCGTTACATGATCATGAAGAACCCAGAAGTGGAATTTTGTGGTTACACTACGACCCATCCTTCAGAGAGCAAAATCAATTTACGCATTCAGACACGAGGTGGTCTTCCAGCCGTTGAGCTGTTTCAGAGAGGCCTGAATGAGCTCATGAGTGTCTGCCAACATGTGCTTGACAAGTTTGAGGCAAGCATAAAGGACTATAAGGACCAAAAAGGCAATCAGAAATGAGTCTACATTCTAGCCCCTTATGCACCATATGACAAGGATACTCTAGGATATTTTCTTCACGATCATGCACAACCCAGAAGTAGAATTGTGTGATTAAAGCATGATCTAGCCTTCAGAAAGGTGTGCTTCTAGCTATTGACCCATTGCAGCTGTTGGATTCCCTGCAagtatttttgtattcttttgaa comes from Elephas maximus indicus isolate mEleMax1 chromosome 23, mEleMax1 primary haplotype, whole genome shotgun sequence and encodes:
- the POLR1D gene encoding DNA-directed RNA polymerases I and III subunit RPAC2; protein product: MEDDQELERKTQGSKTSVAEGERKTALEMVQAAGTDRHCVTFVLHEEDHTLGNSLRYMIMKNPEVEFCGYTTTHPSESKINLRIQTRGGLPAVELFQRGLNELMSVCQHVLDKFEASIKDYKDQKGNQK